From the genome of Agromyces intestinalis:
CGATGTGCGTCCACCACTCTGCCTCGACCTCGGCGGCAGTCGGGGCGGTCGTCGTACCGCCGCGCGACCAGAGGCCGGCGAAGTGATGTACAGGCCCGTGGCCGCCGCCCACGGCGAGCTCCTCGCCGTGCCGCAGCGACTCGCGCAGCCATCGGCGCGACTCGGCGATGGCGGGTTCCCATTCGCCGTGCGAGGCGCGCAGCGTGGCGACCGCCGATGAGAGCGAGCAGCCCGTGCCGTGGGTCGCCGTGGTGGCGATGCGGTCGCCGTCGAACTCGACGATGGTGGCGGTCGCCGCATCGACGAGCGCGTCGGGTGCCGTCGCCCCCGCGAGGTGTCCGCCCTTCGCGAGCACCCGCACGCCGAAACCGGCTGAGACGGTCTCGGCCTGGGCGATGACACCGGCCCAGGTGGTTGCAGATTCGGCGTCGGCGAGCACCGCGAGCTCGGCCACGTTGGGCGTCACCACGTCGGCCAGCGGCAGCAGGTCGCGCAACGCGCGCTCGGCGGCCGGGTCGAGCAGCCGGTCGCCGCTGGTCGCGACCATCACGGGGTCGAGCACGACGACCGGCGGGCGGATGCGACGCAGCCACGCGGCGACCGTGTCGATCACCTCGGCATTCGCGAGCATGCCGATCTTCACCGCATCGATCTCGATGTCATCGGCGATCGCGTCGAGCTGGTCGGCCAGGAACGTCGCAGGCGGCACGTGCACGCCCCGGACCCCGCGCGTGTTCTGCGCGGTGAGCGCCGTGATCGCAGCCATGCCGTACCCGCCGACCGCCGCGATCGACTTGAGATCGGCCTGGATGCCCGCGCCGCCAGACGGGTCGCTGCCCGCGATGCTCAGCACCCGCGGCACGCGTGCCGCGGGGTCGCCCTTGCCCGCTGGTCGAGGATCGCCCGACGCAGTCGGACGCATCTCGAGACCCCGCGACCGTGCCTCCCACCGCACCGGCTCGATTCCCGCGCTCTCCGCCCACCGCGCGACGAACTCCGCGGCCGCTGCACGCGGATCACGTGCCGCGCAGATCGCCGACACCACCGCGACGCCCGCGGCCCCCGCGCGGCGCAGCGCCGTGACATCCGCGACGCCCACGCCGCCGATCGCGACGCAGGGCAGCTCGGTCGCTGCGGCGATCGCCGCGAATCCGTCGATGCCGAGGGCCGGCGGGTGATCGGGTTTGGTGGTCGTCGGTCGAATCACGCCGACGCCCAGGTAGTCGACCGTGCCGCGGGGCAGGCGCGCGACCGCCTCGAGATGCGCCGGCGTGTTCGCGGTGAGGCCCACGAT
Proteins encoded in this window:
- a CDS encoding bifunctional hydroxymethylpyrimidine kinase/phosphomethylpyrimidine kinase, which translates into the protein MSPRHPLDLSTYLVTDAALCGERGVTDVVAEAVAGGVRVVQLRDKQATTEELLDQVAELARVIGGRAALVVNDRLDVVVAARERGIRVDGVHLGQGDAAVLAARRALGPDAIVGLTANTPAHLEAVARLPRGTVDYLGVGVIRPTTTKPDHPPALGIDGFAAIAAATELPCVAIGGVGVADVTALRRAGAAGVAVVSAICAARDPRAAAAEFVARWAESAGIEPVRWEARSRGLEMRPTASGDPRPAGKGDPAARVPRVLSIAGSDPSGGAGIQADLKSIAAVGGYGMAAITALTAQNTRGVRGVHVPPATFLADQLDAIADDIEIDAVKIGMLANAEVIDTVAAWLRRIRPPVVVLDPVMVATSGDRLLDPAAERALRDLLPLADVVTPNVAELAVLADAESATTWAGVIAQAETVSAGFGVRVLAKGGHLAGATAPDALVDAATATIVEFDGDRIATTATHGTGCSLSSAVATLRASHGEWEPAIAESRRWLRESLRHGEELAVGGGHGPVHHFAGLWSRGGTTTAPTAAEVEAEWWTHIVDVRSAIDDLPFVRGLADGTLPRDVFSGYLAQDAIYLGEYARVLAEASRLASDASEQAFWARSSVGALDGELALHAEWLGGTSDPGAAPEPDATSVAYLDHLHATAARGSYAELVAAVLPCYWIYADLGDRLADGGFGAAPRDPEHPYASWLATYGDAEFAVANREAIRIVIETAAAAPPEVRERMRRAFRRSSELELAFFAAPLVADAGRADALTAGASS